The Ascaphus truei isolate aAscTru1 unplaced genomic scaffold, aAscTru1.hap1 HAP1_SCAFFOLD_3488, whole genome shotgun sequence DNA segment CAAACTCTCAACCCAGAAGATCATAGTCAGAATCTGGAACATCAGAATCAGAACCTGGCAACCCAAGGGCAGAATCAAGGATTCAAAACTCTGGAACCAGAACATCATAGTCAGAACCTAGAACATCTGGATCGGAATCTGGCATTCCAGGGGCAGAACCAGGGAACCAAAATCCAGAACCTGGAACATCTGGATCACAACCAGGCAACACAAGGGCAGAACAAAGACAACCCAAAGCAGAGTCTCGCAAACCAAGAGCAGAGCCAGAACCTCTCAAACCAGGGTCAGGAACAGAACCAAGACAAGGTAGTACTGGCAGCTGAAAGCACCGACCCGGTGCTGCCCGAGAACCAAGAGCAGGTACCAAAGACCCTAGACCAGAACCCAATACTGCCATCCAAAGACCACAACCAAGAGCTAGTACCAACTACCCAAGACCAGAACCAGAGCACAATACTGCCACCCAAAGACCAGAAGCAAGAGCTAGTACCAACTACCCAGGACCAGCACCAGAGCACAATACTGCCACCCAAAGACCAGAACCAAGAGCCAGTACCAACATCCCAAGACTCGAACAAGACCCCACTACTGCCATCCAAAGACCAGAACCAAGAGCAAATACCAACTACCCAAGACCAGAACCCGAGCACAATACTGCAATCCAAAGAGCAAGAGTCGGTACCAACATCCCAAGACTCGAACAAGACCCCACTACTGCCATCCAAAGACCAGAACCAAGAGCAAATACCAACTACCCAAGACCAGAACCAGAGCACAATACTGCAATCCAAAGACCAGAACCAAGAGCCGGTACCAACATCCCATGACCCGAACAAGACCCCACTACTGCCATCCAAAGACCAGAACCAAGAGACGGTGCCAACATCCCAAGACCCAAACAAGAGCCCAATACTGCCGTACAAAGACCAGAACCAAGAGCCAGTACCGATGACCAGAGATCACAAGAAAGACCAGAACCAGAGCACAATACTGCCATCCAAAGACCAGAACCAAGAGCAAAAACAAAACCAAGATTGGAACCAAGAAATAGGACCAACACCCCCAGACCAGAAGCCGGTACCAATGACCCAAAAGGAGAACATGAACCAGAGCCCGAAAGGTCCAGCCCAGCACCAGAGCCAAGTGACCCAAGTGCAGATTTCCCATGTCGTGGTCGTCACCGCCCCACAGCAGGTGCCCCCTGCCCCAGGTCCGATCcaaccacccctctccccccagcagcCTCCCCCTGGCACAGCCAGGGTCCTAGGCCCCCCGGAGTCCCAACCCTTCCTGCCGAAACCCCAAGGGACAGACCCCTCCTCTGCCCACGCGACCAACACGGCAGCACCGCGGGCAGAGGACACGCGGGTCAAGCAGAAGACCTGCCAGTGCTGCGTGCTCATGTGAGAAGCTACATAGGGATGGTGAGAGGCGAAACGTCTAtcggggagaaaaaaaaaaacgcaccagATTCACGCTAACGACACCGCTTCCTGGATTTGTAAAAATCGACCCATCTCCTGCTCTTATATAGGGACACGGGATCCGGGCGCCAAGCTTACGGGGCGGGAGACTCCCCTGTCCGGGGCACGCAAGCAGCACCAGGATTCATTTtaatatggggggggagggggattgtgcTACGGGGATatcttttgtaatataaataataatctgaaattaaaaaaaaaaaaaacgggaataAATTCAAATGAAACGTTTTtatttcatcccacgggcagtacaaaggactcgggggccatcccttaaggttggaggaaaggagatttcaccagcaacaaaggaaagggttctttacagtaagggcagttacagtgtgggactcattacccatggagactgtgatggcagatacagtagatttgttaaaaaaaaaggttggacatctttttagaaaggaaaggtatacagggatatacccaataagtatacatgggaaggatgttgatccagggattaatacgattgccaattcttggggtcgggaaggaatttattttcccttatgagatatcattggatgatatgtcactgggttttctgtttgccttcctctggatcaatatatactgtaagtacagatataggataaagtatctgttgtctaaatctaGCATAGGATGAACtagatggacctacgtcttttttcaacctcatctactatgtaatccccccccctccccccacgggggggggggggggggggcgactttTCTTCTACAAATGACCAGGATTTAAAGATCGTCTCCTCTGGCCGGGGGGTCCCTTACCTCTTTTGTAGAGCGACGGAGAGGGGGTGTTACGTCATGTGACATTTCCTGGAACGGTGGGGCGGCCATCTTTAACGTG contains these protein-coding regions:
- the LOC142483646 gene encoding uncharacterized protein LOC142483646 yields the protein MEETLIYRQRLQSITERRSILTEMEKIQRELEQQRLILQQLKRKSLRDRWLMEGLVPAPGAEMDNPLSQTEGKIQKLQEELESLQSRLVRLENPELNLKHPGAETLQGSRAPPGELVNGGGDRRGEEDRGVSENREKNPHLLSDPHAQVRGEKVRDSGAHPPRGEPTTGEAAGHPVPAPRRKRGESLKRGQNQGGQKLEHQNLEIQGHNQGAQTLGPEHHRQNLEHQNLEHRNQNLGTQWENQGAQTLNPEDHSQNLEHQNQNLATQGQNQGFKTLEPEHHSQNLEHLDRNLAFQGQNQGTKIQNLEHLDHNQATQGQNKDNPKQSLANQEQSQNLSNQGQEQNQDKVVLAAESTDPVLPENQEQVPKTLDQNPILPSKDHNQELVPTTQDQNQSTILPPKDQKQELVPTTQDQHQSTILPPKDQNQEPVPTSQDSNKTPLLPSKDQNQEQIPTTQDQNPSTILQSKEQESVPTSQDSNKTPLLPSKDQNQEQIPTTQDQNQSTILQSKDQNQEPVPTSHDPNKTPLLPSKDQNQETVPTSQDPNKSPILPYKDQNQEPVPMTRDHKKDQNQSTILPSKDQNQEQKQNQDWNQEIGPTPPDQKPVPMTQKENMNQSPKGPAQHQSQVTQVQISHVVVVTAPQQVPPAPGPIQPPLSPQQPPPGTARVLGPPESQPFLPKPQGTDPSSAHATNTAAPRAEDTRVKQKTCQCCVLM